cagggtccccgatgtggggcatgcttcaagAGCacggctcaagtggttttgatagttcaacagttctgaattgatgtcaatcttgccattccaagcacgatgaaacctctccagaatccactggctgacatattccaccttagggtctctgtttgcccagatcttcattgccaacacgtggctgggcAGACGATCCGTTtattctgtcctccgtcctctgttgtggtaccaggtgtcctctgcaggatccGATGGATCGCCACTTCctcatgtgcacttggatatactgtctactgttccatctgagcctctgagaaggctcagctctgacacatgcactccatggtgagaccatggaacctgcaattctcttcatgattggggttctgagatcaacagCTCAGTTGGagaggtccccaaagaaacttcatctgacgtgatcccagacctgattcttctgtgtgctttccagtacagggtctggcacagtccgtcgccccaatcagcttatgactatgctggtggttgcaattgctgggtcaatcctgtttccagacctgtcttccacatgaaccaatgggtgttgcaattgagcctgattctgcccacctcacactcggccctcacacaaaccagtgggagctacagcctagtctggGTGAATCCCAAaaccccctaccaggcctgtcccctatcctggttcccatgcttgccagtatgtacagcagacttgtccagtctgtcccacatccaattcagctcttttatacgtcaatgggcattgaagcctagttcaacccaaacaGCCCTACTTTCCAACCCACATACGTGCTGACAGAAGAcattctgtctagctacccctgcctcagttctggttttcatgctctccagtgggagtggtaacccaagagagaggtgcccactatttccctcctgggcccactcccactcctggatcatgcactctccaggtggttctgcagtttaacttgacagaatcagccccagtgccaacctctactagctgatgctgcagcaaaacccaaccaaccctcacccactctgatttatgcttgcaccaataggaacagtcagcccagcctggctttcccctgatctagctcacatgagtcccacaggtattgtagccctgcctggtctggtctgctcccatcccaactcacgctctccagtgggagtggtggccaggcagcagagccctccacgctctccagtgggagtggtggccaggcagcagagccctccacattccccctaccagcatTGCCCCATCCCCTGCTGGTTCTCACTTGTTTGTGCTGGTTGGGTTCTGTGGCCCAGGCTGGTATGGCCCACCTTGCCTTAACATTTGCCAGTGAATGCTGTAGGTTGGCCCGGCCcaaccccaattccagctccagtAGTGGGGATTACAGATTAGCCCAGCAGCAGACATCCGAttccagctgtaatgtgtacggTATGTGTTGTggccaaacctggcccaacctgcactctgttctggtgctcggattcgccagcaggtgaagtaaactggttcagcctggtctgctcccaacctGTGTCAAATAAATGCCGGTGGGGACCTTtccatggcctggtctgggctgctccctatcatggttcttgcactcacctgcagggactgcgtcccgACAGAGGAAtttcctaagctcctccatcagagcctctcccagtgccagatcttatgcataccagtgggcgcatgggccagccctactagtccacctcctgtcctggcaggaacagtggcctttcctgaccggcctTGATCCCATTCCAATTCTTACTGtcggatgtttcagcccagccaaggcttgtccacacccagacacagctcacacatggttcagtaggggcagagacctagcctagtccatcctacatctaccctagttctcacgagcaccagatggtgctggagtctagcatGGCtcagtgcacccagccccagttcacacttgtgccaagcaatactgcagccatatccagaccagaacgcagcccctactctggcccccacactcaccagtgggaaccccaacctagctagctagggtgtccccttagctccccaatcaggcctgttcccagccatagatcatgcacatgccagtggttgctctgccccagcttggcacagcccctcacctgtcttggcctttgccttcaatgctgtggcctggcatccctggttcatgcaaaccagtcagtgtaagagcctagattggcatgacctgtgctccagcctgatttctgttctcgCTTGTGaggtaaggtttgctcagtcctgcctggtctgcccccttccatatTGGCCAGCCATTGAAGCTACTCTGCCCAGCTTGTcggacccccaggcctggaccatgtgatcatcagtgagagttttgacccactaggggagtttcccaagttcccccggTTGACTCACTTCTAGactcagatctcatacatgccagtgggtgttaggccagtgcctggcatagtctgcccttccattttggccttgtatgagctggtgaacactgCAGTTTGGCCCATccacaccctattttaggatgcacatttgggtgctgctatcttgatctgcccagactgttgtctgtttctttacctgtgagtgatgacaggttccatggtcacatctagctcagcctgtcaccacgccaactcttgaactaaccagtgggacttgtggttccacagggttgggcccacacatccctcacagaatctacccctggacctggttctctcgcatgctggttagtgtcatggccctgcctaatgtgacccatcccctgttccaacactcagtcaggtactggcacctagccctgccagacaggcccccagccataacttttgtgtggactggcatgtggcagtcagtgatgctctatgctaacagcccatctcaggactcccatgtgggctggtgaataaGTCTGGCCTAAATAGAtattatggactctcccctccaaaccacagggtctcagtccccacacttgccagcaAGTTCCATGACCCCGTCACtaggagtcacacaggattcatccttACCTACGCTCACATTGACTTTATCCATGGATGTacttaggcagcaattacataccctaaaaaccctagagctcactgccgggcggccagcagacagagcctggcgccaaataggcacactggccacccaaagccaaaGATTTGCTCACCGTGTGGCAGCAGTAaccatggcctgagtcccaggCATTGGGTCTAGTCTGGTTtgggcaccccccccccccgcccctgtaGACACCACACTGCAGAGGGCTCCTTTCGACCCAACCTCACATCTGAACACTGCCCTGACTCTTCCTGCCACAAGCAGGTGGTGGCAGGGCGGAGCCAGGGGCCTAATCCAGTTCCCGAGATTCCTTGTGTGTGTGACCCCAGGTGATGGATGTCATCGGGTGTGACCCCAGGTGATGGATGTCATCAGGTGTAACCACAGGTGACACAGGTCCCCCAAGTGTTGAGACAGGTAACAGACATCCAGAAGGAAAGTAGACTGCAAGGGAGCACCCTCCTTACAGCCCCCTTGGCGTAACCCCTGAAACCTCAGTTTTCCAGCCCATGGTGGTAGATCCTGCAGCCGGCATCAGTACTAGGGCTTGCTGGACTCTCAACCAAACATGTCCAGTACTTCAGTACCCAGAGCACCTAGACCTGACACTTGGCACCCAGCACCTAGCACTCAGTACTTCAGCACCCAGTACTCAGTACCTCAGTCCCCAgctgtgggaagccatgcagttgggacaGATGCAGCAAGGGTGTGAGTAGcactgctcctcggttagcaaagctatgaggagtttctggctgtgagGCAAGGCCTGGCATAATGTTTCTATTCACCTCATTGATGCCTCactccattgtatggacactctaTTACCTCTCTAGTATTTCATAGAATTCTGCTaaggttgttgtttttctgcaaatgtgaaatgattcaagcccagcaccatggcctagcaactgaagtcctcaccttgtatgcaccgggatctcatatgggcactggttctaatcccggcagccctgcttcccatccagctccctgcttgtggcctggaaaaacagttgaggacagcaaaaagccttgtgaccctgcacccatgtgggagacccagaagagctcctggctcctggtttcagatcggtgcagctccagccattgcagtcacttggggagtgaatcatgggatagaatatcttcttctctgcctttcctcctctttgaatatttgactttgcaataaaaatattttaaatgtgaaatgattcctgtaactggtataacgcCTCAGACTGATCagtcatgttatggtaaaagcacCTTTAGTAACTTAAGGTAATGACACACACCTAAAAGTATAcgatagtacaattgagcccacaatgtgtccaaacatcctgttatgtacccacctttgtcctggagcttgccctaacataagaatgttttccttaagaaatggcttgatagatcgggatgatactctgctggctctgccttcagaccagagagggcctcccgaagaagccgttgaacttgactggacaataggatgctggacactatgtatggtatatggttgcaacgagggaatcccaactgaacttgagctgtggttatgcatcaagatggagaaatccaccatgggaggaaggtttggggaggggtggggagaatcccagtacctatgaaactgtgtcacgtaatacaatttaattaatgaataaattaaaaaaaagaaatggcttgataatatcttggaacagatggcaatcatggaggtacaaagaattTGTTTACCACACGCCTCGAACTGTGACAACACATGcaatgacacattttggtttctcaccatggaaagcTGAAAGTACATGGCATCTTCTAAAGAGAGACAAATGCGAACcccaaagaaaaatggcttaaaacttctaccttatattgtcacttatatttagggaaagaaattggtttgaaaagataaaaagttttttgtaaaggccctctgtttgtagaaaaGCTGAGTTGCCCTAatccttttcaaaagaacaaaaaacaaatcagcactaggtgaagatGGTAATTAGTATAtgactgattataagatttaataaagaatctatgatatatgcctttataaattcttttcctttatgagctttctttttagttctgtattcttgatattttaagtaatattagtttatgtttagtgaacactgattttggatataagtaaaccacttgtcactatgtaaccgcatgtaCTGCCCACTATGGAATTCCTGACTTCAgtcaggtcactgcaggtttgagtGAGCAATGGTTTGCTGAAATTGTTTTCTTagaggaaaaataataataattttttagaattgtttttgtaatcattcttttaaccatgaagtaaaaatgaaaaaattggaTGTTatacaaaagcttgtgatgatttctgcATAAAGAAGCCAGATTTTTTGAGTTGTCCATCATGAGCATCACACTGTAGTGATCCATGTCTCCTCCTCTTGTCTTCTCGCTGacccacgcatcctttgcaagctctcaagtcagccggagctggtctccggcacagCACCCAGCACTTAGTACCTCAGCACCCAGCCCAGCTCAGTATATAGAACCCATCACTCAGCATCCATAACTCAGTTCTTCAGCACCCAGCAGCTTACCACCCTAACCCATGTCCTACGCCTCCTCTATCCCCCaccttcctgtcaccagggagctggTCTCCCCACGAACgccaccaggtggcagcagagACCAGGAGACACGAGCCCCAATCACACTCcctcccctgggaaggcagctggcaGAACGTCAGTGGGGCAGTGGGGGACAGGTGGGCGTCCAGCTTATGCTGCTCTGGGCTGTATTCCCAGCTCTGGACTGGCCAACACGCCCCCTTCTTCCGTCCTCACCAAGAGCCCAGCATCGACCGCTGCTTCCTGGGCCCCAGCACAGCTCAGCCCTCTTCCCACACAGCGGCCACACCCTCTCCTGCCCAAAACATTGGAGACCCCAGACCCAGACCCAAGCACACAGCACAGAAAGCACAGGGTTAGGGTTCCCGTACCCTCAAGGCTAATCACAACCCAGGCCCTGTACACCCAGGCCCGTGCCCCTCCCCTCGCCTCCCAGTGATGAACCCTGGGTCCCCTCACTCAGGTTCCTGTCAGCTCTCCCACTTCCTTCTCCCCTACAGCCCCAGGGCATGCTCAACGTCAGGACACGCCTCCTGTTCAATGGCTGACAGTCCTCCCCGCCCCATCCAGGCACGATGCCACCTGCTGAGGGAtaaaatccaggagcccaggtgTCAGGGTGTCAGGAGAGCGCTGCCATGAAGGGCTCTGGGACTGTCCTGCTCCTGGCGCTTGCCTTACTCTGCATCTGTGGTGAGTATCCAGAGTGGAGTCTGGGGAGCTAGAACCCGGCGTCAGCCCCTCCCAGGGACCCCACTGCCCATTCAACCCAAGAACCCCAGCCCAGGTCAGTCTTACAACAACCCTGAGGTCCAGGTCAGTGCAGCCCTACCCAACACCAGAGGCTCAGGGAAAATTGGCTGCTGGGGAAGAGTGTGTCCACCTAGGGGTTGGGGGGCACACCTGGGGAGTCAGTCGCAGCCCTGGGGCAGAACCTTCCCCAGCATCCCTGTCATCCCCATGACTCAGGGTCAGCCACTGCAGAGGACGACAATGAGTTCTTCATGGAGTTCCTGCAGACACTGCTGGTGGGGACCGTAGAGGAGCTGTTGGAGGGGCCTCTGGGCAAGTACAACGTCAACGAGGGTGCCAGGGCGGCACTGACAGAGCTCAAGTCTTGCCTGGACGGCCTGCAGCCAGTGCACAAAGAGGACCTGCTCAAGCTGCTGGTGTGAGGCGGGGGCaagccagggtggggggcagtcagggcaggggtgggggtcttGGAAGCCCAATGTCTGCCCAACACACTCTAGCTGGCTTCAGGCAGCCACAGTAGACACTCTCAGGCTCTCTGCCACACAGCAATTCCATAATCCAGGCCTGCTGCCCTGGGGTTCCCAGGCTACGTCCCTACCAGCAGGTGCCCACATACAGGTGCAAGGAAATACATACAACATACACACTGACACATGCATGTCAGCACACATCCACTCACATGCTGCACCCCCAAGGCTGCACCCTGTCTGCCTGGTGTGCCTGTGGCTCAGCTCTGTGGGTCTCACTGTCTGTCTTCCAGATGCAAGTGCTGGGCGGGGAGGACAGCTCATGAGCGAGGCCTGAATGGACCCAGGCAGCCCCAGGACCAGCAGCACAAGCAGCTGTGGACATGGACACGCCGCCACCTCCTTCCCATGTGTAAAAATTCACCCTCAGACTATTCCATTAATAAAGCTTCTGCAGTCCAGGCCctggcctctgtctctctctctctctgcacaggggacagagcaggaatatagccacacacacaaacacatggacTCACACACAgtgatggcacacacacacacacacagactcacacacagtgatggcacacacagactcacacggACAGACTCATGTCGgaatccagctccagccgagcagaactcgagaagggtgtgtggaataggcgtagaaaaaagaaatgaaccactacaatttcaggatcataatggacagtataagaaagctgtccccttcatttatacagaagcagttacaagctctggcacagacttttaagtcatggtcaagtgggtgtttccaaggataattctgctgtTAGATTCACCTTAAAGCTCTCaatagaagttctcaatagatggtgcatatcaatcagtaacacattcctactacaatcctcattctacagcttaatcttgaatcagttaagggaagaaATGCATCACAAAAAGGGGGTACCTAAAGATTAAGGATGGTCAAataggagcagcagagacagacagcatGAACTGGAAAAGGCCCTTTGGCAAGACtaatcagcaacatcaacttccaagctcccactgatagtaaagaccaactcacagtggcagacaatgcctaaatagattacagaattctccgtggggtggtccggtgtccatgcaaaggaaggtggaattGCATTCAGATGGTTAtagagacatccgctgggccctggcatGCAAgtccctgccatgcagcaggaaattctTGAGGCCCTCCCTGCAATGGAACAGTACTATTCACACCTTTGtatcccccacatccactgcaccaACCctagcagacacacacacacagtgacggCACACACACATGGTGATGGCACACATGGactcacatggacacacacagactcacacatggTGACAGGAACCAGagatacactcacacacacacacagacacacatggacTCATGCAGACTAACACGCATGGTTTACAAGGGGCAACCACATAAGGAACATGCAGAGTGCTTACCCCAAACAGAATCCAGGCCAACACTTCCCGGGCTGAGGGATCACAGGGGGAGCCTGGTCAGGGAGGAGGCAAGAGAGGTTTGGCGAGGGGGTGTGGAGCTGAGAGGATGTGCCCAGAGCTGGGGAAATTGATAAGCACCCTCCAGGCCCCGCCTACAGATGGCACTAGGTCCTGGACCCACCCAGGGAGTTGGCCAGCACTGAGTGGGGCGTTCCAGGAAGGGATGAGTTTTGTCTGCTCACAGGACCCCAGACCCAAGGGCTGGGTTGGCCAGCAGTGGCACAGAGGGGCTGGCAGGGTCTTTGGGGTCCCAGGGCAGGCAGCATGGCCTGAACCTCACCTGGACATGCTGCACCTGCTCAGGGGTCTCTGCACAGGGAGGGCTCCCCGGGGTCCCCACAGTCCCTGTCTGCTTTGTCTtcatccccagtcccagccaaAACTGGGTAGGGGACCCTGGGGAGGGAGGGCCCCAGGAGGGACCATTGTCTTCATCACAAGGACTGTGATCTAGAACCCCAGCCCCGAGCCGCACCCAAGGCCCACCCAGGCCACACTAGGGACAGCTCTCATGTGCCATTTGCAGGAACGGGGCACAGAGTGCCCCCTGATCAGGCTGGGTCCCTAGGAGGCCACTCCTGCCCAGAAGAGGTAACCGCTCCCCCCAAAAACAGCCCACTCCCCATCCTGGACAGAGCTGCGGTCAAAACCACCCCT
The sequence above is a segment of the Ochotona princeps isolate mOchPri1 chromosome 4, mOchPri1.hap1, whole genome shotgun sequence genome. Coding sequences within it:
- the LOC131480131 gene encoding secretoglobin family 1C member 1-like; protein product: MKGSGTVLLLALALLCICGSATAEDDNEFFMEFLQTLLVGTVEELLEGPLGKYNVNEGARAALTELKSCLDGLQPVHKEDLLKLLMQVLGGEDSS